A genomic stretch from Pyxidicoccus trucidator includes:
- a CDS encoding class I SAM-dependent methyltransferase translates to MSPPPLSAELFNGHLAAVAISAMNELGLLDALDRAGVLHLPSWAEQHQLHAMTVDSLMEVLALYEIVTCSADGTARPGKHFADILRTKGYFTWLTSGYGRLFQNLSGTIPLAARTQGFIERDGRAIALGGRDYGRQFVDEQFDHVLRMHDFRVVADLGCGSAERLIGMARRYPAEGIGIDMNPGAIELAARGIQEAGLEHRIGLVLSDLRTLEPSPRLDRVDLLTSFFNGHDLWPREACLAVLERLKQVFRNVTRFLLCDTYRAEPFTTISGVPIFTLGFHVTHAAMGQYIPTRADWLELLEEAGWQCNGVHEIGIPYSAIFDLSPVRRTGRHD, encoded by the coding sequence ATGTCCCCTCCACCGCTCAGCGCCGAGCTCTTCAACGGACACCTCGCCGCGGTCGCCATCTCCGCCATGAACGAGCTGGGCCTGCTGGACGCGCTTGATCGCGCCGGGGTGCTGCACCTGCCCAGCTGGGCGGAGCAGCACCAGCTGCACGCGATGACGGTCGACAGCCTGATGGAGGTCCTCGCCCTCTATGAAATCGTCACGTGCTCGGCCGATGGGACGGCCCGGCCTGGCAAGCACTTCGCGGACATCCTGAGGACGAAGGGCTACTTCACCTGGCTCACCTCGGGGTACGGCCGCCTCTTCCAGAACCTGAGCGGCACCATCCCCCTGGCAGCCCGGACGCAGGGCTTCATCGAGCGGGACGGCCGCGCCATCGCCCTGGGGGGACGGGATTACGGTCGCCAGTTCGTGGACGAGCAGTTCGACCACGTCCTGCGGATGCACGACTTCCGGGTGGTGGCGGACCTTGGCTGCGGCAGCGCGGAGCGGCTCATCGGCATGGCCCGCCGCTACCCCGCCGAGGGCATCGGCATCGACATGAACCCGGGTGCCATCGAGCTGGCGGCCCGGGGCATCCAGGAGGCGGGCCTCGAGCACCGCATCGGGCTCGTCCTGAGTGATTTGCGGACGCTGGAGCCGTCTCCGCGCCTGGACCGGGTGGATCTGCTCACCAGCTTCTTCAACGGGCACGACCTGTGGCCGCGAGAGGCCTGCCTGGCCGTGCTCGAGCGGCTCAAGCAGGTCTTCCGCAACGTCACGCGCTTCCTGCTGTGCGACACCTACCGCGCGGAGCCGTTCACCACCATCTCCGGGGTTCCCATCTTCACGCTGGGGTTCCACGTCACGCACGCCGCCATGGGCCAGTACATCCCCACCCGCGCGGACTGGTTGGAGCTGCTGGAGGAGGCGGGCTGGCAGTGCAACGGTGTCCATGAGATCGGGATTCCGTACAGCGCCATCTTCGACCTGTCCCCCGTACGCCGCACGGGGCGCCATGACTGA